In a single window of the Marinitoga sp. 38H-ov genome:
- a CDS encoding MarR family transcriptional regulator, with translation MELDFKSTFEITFDFISNFTKIISDYSEAEQLKTLEFYIVLYIGIKGPQKMTSLADHFSTTKSNITNIIDNLENNNYVKRIRSTEDRRIILIKLTKKGERVYNETLKNFEIMFNDFMSKASKEDLDIISNGFYRIIKIYKG, from the coding sequence ATGGAATTAGATTTCAAAAGCACTTTTGAAATAACTTTTGATTTTATATCAAACTTTACAAAAATAATATCAGATTATTCTGAAGCTGAACAATTAAAAACTTTAGAATTCTATATAGTGTTATACATTGGAATAAAAGGCCCTCAAAAAATGACTTCGTTAGCAGATCATTTTTCGACTACTAAAAGTAATATAACTAATATTATTGATAATTTAGAAAATAATAATTATGTAAAACGAATTAGAAGTACAGAAGACAGAAGAATTATATTAATTAAGTTAACGAAAAAAGGGGAAAGAGTATATAATGAAACATTAAAAAACTTTGAAATCATGTTTAATGACTTCATGTCAAAAGCATCTAAAGAGGATCTTGATATTATTTCAAATGGATTCTATAGGATTATTAAAATATATAAGGGGTGA
- a CDS encoding NAD-dependent epimerase/dehydratase family protein: MILITGATGHIGNILVKKLYEMGEKIRIFVLPNDDTSIFDGMDIDIYYGDIRNYEDLKKASKGVDLIYHLAAIISILPWKDDLVYSINIGGVENIIKAMKENKVEKLLYVSSVHAFAEIERGATIDENTPIDPKKITGAYGKSKAIATLKVLNAVKNNEINATIIFPSGIMGPYDYKNSEITKVFRDYLKGKIKYSIDGAFDFVDVRDVVDGIIKASKKKNKRYILSGENISMRKIFFYLNLITKKNIKVKFISPINSYIISYFTLLNYLSSKDKNLSFSPYSVQVLQKFYKYSHKKAEKELGYSPRPIFETIKDTIEWNLLIKNKY; this comes from the coding sequence ATGATTTTAATTACTGGGGCAACTGGACATATTGGAAATATCTTAGTAAAAAAATTATACGAAATGGGTGAAAAAATAAGGATTTTTGTTTTACCAAATGATGATACAAGTATCTTTGATGGAATGGATATAGATATTTATTATGGAGATATTAGAAATTACGAAGATCTAAAAAAAGCAAGTAAGGGAGTAGATTTAATTTATCATTTGGCTGCTATAATATCTATTTTACCATGGAAAGATGATTTAGTATATTCTATAAATATTGGTGGTGTTGAAAATATTATTAAAGCAATGAAAGAAAATAAGGTTGAAAAACTATTATATGTAAGTTCAGTTCATGCTTTTGCAGAAATTGAAAGAGGTGCAACAATAGATGAAAATACTCCTATTGATCCCAAAAAAATAACTGGAGCATATGGAAAATCAAAAGCTATTGCAACATTAAAGGTTTTAAATGCAGTAAAAAACAATGAAATTAATGCTACTATAATTTTTCCTTCGGGAATAATGGGACCATATGATTATAAAAATTCTGAAATAACAAAAGTTTTTAGAGATTATTTAAAAGGGAAAATCAAATATTCTATTGATGGCGCTTTTGATTTTGTTGATGTAAGAGATGTTGTAGATGGTATAATTAAAGCATCAAAAAAGAAGAATAAAAGATATATTTTAAGTGGTGAAAATATATCTATGCGTAAAATATTCTTCTATTTAAATCTAATAACTAAAAAAAATATAAAAGTTAAGTTTATCTCACCAATAAACTCATATATTATTTCCTATTTTACTTTGCTTAATTACCTTTCTTCAAAAGACAAAAATCTATCTTTTAGCCCATATAGCGTACAAGTATTACAAAAATTTTATAAATATTCTCATAAGAAAGCTGAAAAAGAATTAGGATATAGCCCAAGACCTATTTTCGAAACTATAAAAGATACTATCGAATGGAATTTATTAATAAAAAACAAATATTAG